One Ignavibacterium album JCM 16511 genomic region harbors:
- a CDS encoding T9SS type A sorting domain-containing protein, translating to MKNLFLILSLVSIINVLAQEEIIPDKQFMLWITGVGPNEQVTHNIEAAGVVWEYASGNFVISNDQGIYNSSLITIGNANFSSANWPGFNFKWTNQPPTALPSWGLGLYKVTTSKQPDKYFYLDARDAEYASGSYKPDFKIYFNTSIGKYIQYLPTPTDTINNGDIVRIWDIFGESPNTSGLQNYWNNVLVVVPSVAQPYTPRIIWGPIPNFSATGYKVYWRYGGTGNFSLLATVSANTYEYTHEGLAIGSGSIAEYKVQAYNGSSTSDFSNTVSIGTSGLFKQHFESENNDIKYQLNQNYPNPFNPTTVISFSIAEKSLVSLKVFDVLGNEVTNLVDEIKEKGNYSVTFDASVLTSGIYFYTLKANGYSFTKKMILVK from the coding sequence ATGAAAAATTTATTTCTTATTTTGAGTTTAGTTTCAATTATCAATGTCCTTGCGCAGGAAGAAATTATTCCCGATAAACAATTTATGCTTTGGATAACTGGAGTAGGGCCAAATGAACAAGTCACACATAACATAGAAGCAGCAGGTGTAGTATGGGAATATGCTTCTGGAAATTTTGTTATAAGCAATGATCAAGGCATTTATAATAGTAGTTTAATAACAATTGGAAATGCAAATTTCAGCAGTGCAAATTGGCCTGGATTTAATTTTAAATGGACAAATCAACCGCCAACTGCATTACCATCTTGGGGATTAGGTTTATATAAAGTAACAACTTCAAAACAACCTGATAAGTATTTTTATCTTGATGCAAGAGATGCAGAATATGCTAGCGGTTCATATAAACCAGACTTTAAAATATACTTTAATACTTCAATTGGTAAATATATTCAATATCTTCCAACACCAACTGACACAATAAATAATGGTGATATAGTGAGAATTTGGGATATTTTTGGCGAATCACCTAATACTTCCGGTTTACAAAACTATTGGAATAATGTATTAGTTGTTGTTCCGTCGGTTGCACAACCATATACCCCAAGAATTATTTGGGGACCTATCCCAAACTTCTCTGCAACGGGGTACAAAGTTTATTGGCGTTATGGTGGAACAGGTAATTTCAGTTTGCTTGCAACAGTAAGTGCAAATACTTACGAATATACCCACGAAGGTTTGGCAATCGGTAGCGGCTCAATTGCTGAATATAAAGTTCAAGCATATAATGGTTCTTCTACTTCTGATTTTAGTAATACAGTTTCAATTGGGACTTCTGGTTTGTTCAAGCAGCATTTTGAATCTGAAAATAATGATATTAAATATCAACTTAACCAGAATTACCCGAATCCCTTTAATCCGACTACAGTAATTTCTTTCTCTATTGCCGAAAAATCTTTAGTCTCACTCAAAGTATTTGATGTATTAGGAAATGAAGTAACTAACTTAGTAGATGAAATTAAAGAAAAAGGTAATTATTCAGTTACATTTGATGCGTCTGTTCTTACTAGTGGTATATATTTCTATACCCTTAAAGCAAATGGTTATTCATTCACCAAGAAAATGATTTTGGTAAAATAA
- the pyrH gene encoding UMP kinase encodes MAELKFKRVLLKLSGESLMGEQGFGISAEVLDFFADEVKKVHDAGVQLGIVIGGGNIYRGLSAHSQGIDRATGDQMGMLATMINSLALQNAIEKRGIHTRLMSAIKMDEIAEPYIRRRAIRHLEKGRVVIFGAGTGHPYFSTDTAASLRAVEIGADVIVKGTRVDGVYDSDPEKNPEALKFDKISYLEILKQNLRVMDLTAVSLCQENNLPMMVFNMDKPDNLLKLVLGETVGTFINNTETSLSKKS; translated from the coding sequence GTGGCTGAATTAAAATTCAAAAGAGTATTATTAAAACTTAGCGGTGAATCACTTATGGGTGAGCAGGGATTTGGTATTTCTGCCGAAGTGCTGGATTTTTTTGCAGATGAAGTTAAAAAAGTTCACGATGCAGGTGTACAGCTTGGTATCGTCATCGGTGGAGGAAATATTTATCGTGGATTAAGCGCTCACTCTCAAGGAATTGATAGAGCAACGGGCGACCAAATGGGAATGCTTGCTACTATGATCAACTCATTGGCTCTGCAGAATGCTATTGAGAAAAGAGGAATTCATACAAGACTGATGAGTGCTATTAAAATGGATGAGATTGCTGAACCATATATTCGTCGTCGTGCAATCAGACATCTTGAAAAAGGTAGAGTCGTTATCTTTGGTGCCGGCACTGGTCATCCTTATTTTTCAACTGATACGGCTGCATCATTAAGAGCAGTGGAAATAGGTGCTGATGTAATTGTTAAAGGAACTCGCGTTGATGGTGTGTACGATTCTGACCCTGAAAAAAATCCCGAAGCACTTAAGTTTGATAAAATTTCTTATCTCGAAATTTTAAAACAAAATCTTCGTGTAATGGATTTAACTGCTGTTAGTCTTTGTCAGGAAAATAATCTTCCGATGATGGTGTTCAATATGGATAAACCGGATAATCTGTTAAAACTTGTTCTTGGTGAAACTGTCGGTACTTTTATAAATAACACCGAAACTTCTCTTTCTAAAAAAAGCTAA
- the frr gene encoding ribosome recycling factor, with protein MHPIIKDAKNRMDKTLETLRAELAKVRTGKATTALLDGIKVDYYGNMTPLNQVGNLTVLDAHTLSITPWDKSMVPVIEKAILEANLGFNPVSDGTNIKIPVPPLTEERRKDFVKIVKKFGEDAKIAIRNVRRDANEHLKKEQKDKKMSEDELKIAEDEVQKLTNQHIKLIDDLLKHKEKEIMEV; from the coding sequence ATGCATCCTATAATTAAAGATGCCAAAAACAGAATGGACAAAACTCTTGAAACATTACGAGCAGAATTAGCGAAGGTGAGGACAGGCAAAGCTACAACAGCACTGCTTGACGGAATTAAAGTTGATTATTATGGAAATATGACCCCATTAAATCAGGTTGGAAATCTGACTGTACTTGATGCACATACATTGTCAATCACTCCCTGGGATAAATCGATGGTTCCGGTAATTGAAAAAGCAATACTTGAAGCTAACCTTGGATTTAATCCCGTTTCAGACGGAACAAACATTAAAATTCCAGTTCCGCCATTAACTGAAGAGAGAAGAAAAGACTTTGTAAAAATTGTTAAGAAGTTCGGTGAAGATGCAAAGATTGCCATCCGCAATGTAAGAAGAGATGCGAACGAGCATTTAAAGAAAGAACAAAAAGATAAAAAAATGTCAGAGGATGAATTAAAAATTGCTGAGGATGAAGTTCAGAAACTTACCAACCAGCATATTAAATTGATTGATGATTTGCTGAAGCACAAAGAAAAAGAAATTATGGAAGTTTGA